AAAATGCCGCACGGATGCACGTGGCTGATCGGATTGTGGCGACTGAATTGGATGCGCGCAAAGTGCAGACTCAGTTTTCAGCAGAAACCTTTGATCGGATTTTAGTGGATGCGCCATGCTCCGGATTAGGTCTTATTCGGCGGAAACCAGAAATTCGTTACGAAAAAGAATTACAAGATAGTTTGAACCTTCAACGGGTCCAATTATCGATTTTAACGGCGGTTGCCCCAACCTTGAAAAAAGGTGGTATTATGACGTATAGCACATGTACCATTTTGCAACAAGAAAATCAAGATGTGATTAATGAGTTTTTAGCAAACCATCCGGATTTTGAATTGGTCAAAACACCCACTGAGCAGCAAGTGAAAGCTGACCGGGAGTCATTGACCTTAGCCATCTATCCAGATGATTATCTTTCAGATGGTTTCTTCATTGCCTGTTTACGAAAAAAATAACCGTGGAGTGATAAACTGTGGATTTTGCATATCGGTCGGATATTGGCCAACAACGCGAAGAAAATGAAGACTATGTTGGCGTGTTTAAAAATACGGCGGGCATTAATTTTGCCATTGTCGCAGATGGTATCGGTGGGCATCAAGGTGGCGACGTGGCGTCCGAAATGGCGGTCTCTCATATGGGGTACCGTTTTGAAAATACGACGTTTAGTCAACCAACAGATGCCGTTAAATGGCTCGCCAACGAAGTTCAAGATGAAAATCAACATATTATTGATAAGGCGCGGGAATTCTCAGATCTAAATGGGATGGGTACCACGATGGTAGCGGCCTTATTGTTTGATGATGAGTTCTTGATGGCTAACATTGGGGACAGTCGGGGCTACCTGTTGCGCGATGGCGAACTAAGACAACTTACCGAAGACCATTCTTTAGTCAATGAGCTGGTTAAACGAGGCGAGATTTCGGCAGAAGAAGCGCGCCAACACCCACAAAAAAATATCATTACGCGAACTTTAGGCATTTCACCGGATGCTGATATTGATACTAACTTGTACAAAATGCAAGCTGGCGATCAATTGCTATTATGTTCAGACGGGTTGACTAACATGGTGACGGATGCGCAACTTATGCAGGTGTTACAAACGACAACTCAATCCGCAACTGAAAAATGTGAAACCTTAGTTAAAATGGCGAATACCGCCGGCGGTTTAGATAATATTACCGCTTTAATTGTGGCGGTTGATGGTGAGGTGGCCAGTAAATGACACCTAACTACACACTTAGTGGACGGTATCGGATTATCCGGTCTTTAGGTGAAGGTGGTATGGCGAATGTTTACTTGGCGCATGACTTAATATTAGATCGCGATGTCGCGGTCAAACTTTTACGGTTGGATTTACGTGATGATCCTAAGACCATCAAACGGTTTCAACGGGAAGCTTTAGCGACGACGGAATTGGTGCATCCACATATTGTGAGTTTATACGATATCGGTGAAGAAAATGGCATGCAGTATTTGGTAATGGAATATGTTAAGGGAATGGATCTCAAGAATTATATTAAGCAACAGTTTCCGTTTCCACGCCAACAAGTCATTGACATCATGGAACAAATATTAAGTGCAGTTGCTACGGCCCATGCGCACAACATTATTCATCGAGATCTAAAGCCACAAAATATCTTAATCGATGAACAGGGCAATGCTAAAATTACGGACTTTGGGATTGCCGTAGCGTTATCGGAACATACCATGACCCAAACTAATACGATTTTAGGGTCAGTCCACTACTTATCGCCCGAACAGGCGCGTGGTAGCATGGCGACTAAGCAATCGGATATTTATTCATTAGGCATTATTTTATACGAGATGTTAACGGGATCGGTCCCGTTCAAGGGGGAAACGGCAGTCTCAATTGCATTGAAGCATTTTCAAAATGAAATGCCATCGGTGCGTCATTTTGATGCTGATATTCCCCAAGCTTTAGAAAACGTGGTACTACAGGCAACCGCTAAGGATCCACGTGAACGCTATGCGACTGTCGAAGATATGGCAAATGATTTATTGACTACTTTAACGAGCACCCGCGCTGGTGAAAAACGGTTTGAACCGCAAGATTTAGGTAATGATGAGACTAAAATCATGCCTAGCGCTGACATTGCGGCGGCGATTGCGGCTAATCAACCCGCTGATTCTGCGGCGAGTGTCACCGACCAACAACCTGAAACTACGGCAACGGCTGCCGCGCAAACGGCGCCGTTACCCAAGCGGTCTTGGTCAAAGCGCCACCCGTTAAGACGACGATTAATTATTGTTGGCGTTATTTTAGCGCTCTTGATGGTGGCCTTTGGTATTGGTCTAGCTTTAAGTCGGCCACAAATGACGACGGTGCCTAAGGTGACTGGTATGACCCAAGCCGCAGCCACCACTGCTTTGGCGAAACGCCATTTAGCGGTAGGTACAATTAAACGCGTCAAAAGTAATCGCGTTGCTAAAAACCAAGTGATTAAAAGTACGCCGGCGACGAAGGCCCATGTTCAAGTTCGTTCACGGATTAACTTAACGCTCAGTAATGGCGCCAAACAAGTCAGTTTCGGTAATTATATTAACGAAAGCTATGCGGCCGTGCGGCAAACATTAGTGGCGGAAGGGTTCAAAGTTCAGGAGCGTTTTAGTACTTCTGCCGTCGGGACTGGGCAAATTATTAGTCAAGACGTTGTCGCTGGTAGTCAGGTTTTGCCGACTAAAACAACGATAACGTTTACGGTAAGTGCCGGTAATCGGCTGGTAGCTTTGAAAGATTTGACGGGCGAAAGTCAGGCTGATATCTTGGCTTATGCGACCGCTAATCGGTTAAATGTGAACTTTAAACCGGGCTATTCTGATGAACAAAAGACGGGTTATTCTTATGATCAAACCCCAGATGGTGGGACGCAGGTCCGGGCCGGGTCAACGTTAACGGTCAGTGTGTCCAAAGGCGCACAGCCAGCGACCACGGCGACACTGAAAAACTTTTATGTTAAAGTAACGGTGCCCTATGTGACACTGAATTCGGCGACGACCCAATCAAATGATGTCAAAATTTATTTAGCTGATGATAGCCATTTATTGACGACACTTTATCGTAATGTTGCAATTACGCACAATACGCGGTTGAGTTTGCCATTTCAGTTAACCAATGGCGCAGTGGGGCGGTATCGAATCGTTCGTAATGGGGTGGTTGTTGCTGAAAATGCAAAAGTGACCAGTGCTGATGCGACGAATGAGTAAGGAATTAGTGATAAATAGCTGAATAAAAAATGGTCGGGGTTTTATCCTGACCATTTTTTTTGGTACAATAGAGTTATTAGAAGTGGACCGTACCAAATCATAAATAAGGTGGTGCTAATTTGAAAATTGGACAAATTCGACAATCGTTAAGTGGGTTTTATGATGTTTATGCGGATGGTGAACTTTATCGAACGCGGGCCCGTGGGAATTTTCGTAAGCGTAAGATTACGCCGTTAGTTGGGGACCGAGTCGAGTTTGATAGCACGACGCCCCAAGAAGGTTATATTTTAAAAGTGCTGGATCGAGAGACACAATTAGTCCGACCGCCAGTCGCTAATATTGATTTGGCGATTGTGGTGACTGCAACCACGACCCAAGAATTTTCAACCAACTTATTGGACCGCCAGTTAGTTGCGTTAGAAGTGGCGGGCGTGCATTCGGTGATTTACATGGCTAAGACTGACTTGCTTAGTGAGGCCGAATTTGCGGCCCGCGCGCAATTAGCAGCGGCCTATGAGGAGATTGGTTATCAGGTTATTATTGACCGAACCGCTTTTTCAACGGCTGCGCTAACGGCAGTTAAAAAAGCGATTGCGGGCCATGTTGCGGTAGTTATGGGCCAGACGGGGGCCGGCAAATCGACCTTGTTGAACCATTTACGCCCTGATTTAGGCCTCGCCACCGGTGAGATTTCACAAGCATTGAATCGGGGGAAACATACGACCCGGAAAGTTAGCCTCATTGAAATTGCTGCCGGATTAATTGCTGACACGCCGGGATTTTCTTCTTATGAAGTGTTCGATATTCCAGCAACGGATTTAACCCATTATTTCCCAGAATTTGTGCGGCTCAGTGTTGATTGTAAGTATCGCGGTTGTGTGCATATTAATGAGCCACATTGTGCTGTTAAAGCCGCCTTGGCGGATCAACAGATTTTGCAAAGCCGCTATGATAATTACTTACAATTTTATGAAACGATTAAAAATAAAAAAGTTATCTATAATAAGAAAAAGTGAGTGAGACTAATGATTAAAATTGCCCCTTCAATTCTAAGTGCCGATTTTGTTAATTTACAACGCGATGTCAGTATTGTGGAACAGGCCGGTGCGGACTATTTGCACATCGACGTGATGGATGGTCAATTCGTGCCGAATCTATCATTTGGGATGAGTACGGTCGCAGCATTGCGGCCTTTAACGTCGTTAACGCTAGATTGTCATTTAATGATTGTGGAACCAGAGCGATTTGTCACCCAATTTGCACAAGCTGGTGCGGATTTAATCGGGGTGCACGTCGAAAGTACCCAGCATATTTACCATGTCTTACAATTAATTAAAAATGCCGGTGTTAAGGCTGAAGTGGTGGTTAATCCCGGGACCCCCTTGAGCATGATTACGGAATTGTTGCCGCTTGTTGACCAAGTGTTAATCATGACTGTTAATCCTGGTTTTGGTGGTCAACATTTCTTAGCACCAATGATCAAAAAAATTCAGGCTTTACATCAATTAAAACAACAAAATGGTTATACGTTTGATATTGAAGTTGATGGTGGTATCAATGATCAGACGGTTAAAGCTTGTTACGAGGCGGGAGCGACGGTCGCAGTCGCTGGGTCATTTGTGTACGCCAGTGCCGATCCTAGTCAACGGATTCAGGATTTAAAGGTGGCGACGAACTAATGCCCAAAACGGTTAGATTGTTAGTGGGTGGACCAACGACGAACTGGCCGACCGGGTTAGCGCAATTACCGGGACCCTGGGTTGGAGCTGATCGTGGGGCATTACGGTTGGTTAAGTTAGGCCTTAAGCCAGTCATTGCAGTCGGGGATTTTGATTCAATTGATGCGGCTGAATTAGCGACGGTGAAACAAGTGTTGACGGGGACTGTCGTGGTTAAGCCTGATCAGGATCAGACGGATACGCAATTAGCGGTTAAGACAATTTTTGCGCAGCTGCATCCGGATGAGTTAATCATCTATGGGGCGACAGGTGGGCGCTTAGACCATCTATTAGCGAATTTGTGGTTGGTCCTCGATCCTCAATTTCGGCAGTGGGCGCCGCAAATTAAATTAGTTGATCGCCAGAATAGTGTGCAATTCTTTTTGCCGGGCGTCTATACGCTTCAAAAAGAGGTTGATAAGACCTATCTGGCCTTTGTACCACTGTTACCGACACATTTAACGTTAGCTGATGCGAAGTACCGCTTACAAGATGCTGCCAATGACTATCCAATCTCATGGGCCAGCAACGAATTTGTTGGGGATACAACGCGGTTTAGTTTTGACCAAGGTGTGGTGGCCGTGATTCAAAGTTGTGATTAAAGATAAGCCAGCCTTTAGTTGGTTATCAATTAGCGGTTGTCCTAGGTTGGACACCGTTTTTTTTCGCATTTTTTGCGGGCGAGTGTTAGTCTAATGAGAAGCGTTAGGTGTCAAATAGGGGAGATGATGTTGATGGATAAACCAACTAAGGCGATTGTAACATCGGCAGCGCGGGTGACGTTACTGACAGATCAGTTAAGTGCAGCCTACGCTGAGGCGCAGCAGGCGGATGATCAGGCCTTACAAAAGTTATTGTTAACGCATGCAATAGCGCTTAATAATGGCACGCCATATCTGGAGGTCATTAATCAGTTAACACATGCTATTTCAGGCTATTATGTTCATTATCACCAAGTGCCGCCAGCTGTATTAGCCATTTATCGTGGCTTACAGGCGGATGTTACTGCCGGTACCATCGACGCTGCGGCGTTACGAAAACGAAATTTAGCAACCGGTTTAAGTTTAGCCCCAATTACTTTTGAGGGCTGTTAAACGGTCATCAAAAAAATCGCTCATTGACTTAATCAATGGGCGATTTTCTAAAGTTTATAAAAAATGACGATCAAACTAGCCATTTTAAGCAACAAAAAACGCCACCCACAAAAAAATGTGGTGACGCTTTGCTGCGCTAAACGCGCGTTACTTTACCTGATTTCAAGGTCCGAGCTGAAATCCAAACCTTCTTTGGTTTACCATCAACTAAAATGCGAACTTTTTGCAAGTTAGCTTTCCAGCTGCGGCGGCTGTGGTTTAAAGCGTGAGAACGCGAGTTACCAAAGTGCGTCCGTTTGCCTGTAACGAAGTCTTTTGCCATGTTGATCTGCCTCCTTTGGTAATCATTAGATAAAAGGTCGATGCTTTATCATTCACTAGAATAATTTATCATAGATTAATAAAGGTTGCAATACATTTCTATCAAGTAATTTTACTTTACTGCTAAATTCCGTTAATTCAGGCTTTCTAAAAGCCAGTCGTGTAATTTTTCTTTCCACAACTCTTGTGCTATGATAAACTATCGTAAATGAACGCGTTAAAACAAGGAGGCTATTTTCATGGCTGTCAAAATCAAAACGCAATTTGGAACAATCGATATCGATAACGATGTGATTGCGACGGTAGTTGGCGGTGCCGCTACTGATAACTACGGAGTTGTCGGCATGGCTAGTCGGAACCAAATTCGTGATAATTTAAATGAAATTTTACGCCGCGAAAACTTTGCGCGGGGTGTGGTGGTACGACAAGAAGATAATGGGGTCGCAATTGAAGTCAACATTATTGTCAGTTATGGGACAAAAATCTCAGAAGTATCACGAAATGTCCAAGCCAAGGTCAAATATAACTTACAAAATATGCTTGGCGTTGCGGCAAATTCGGTCAACGTCATTGTCCAGGGTGTTCGGGTAATGAACGACTAATCGAAATTGTGTAAGCCAAGGAGGAATTTTGAAATTGAAAATCACCATGATA
This genomic window from Lactobacillus sp. CBA3606 contains:
- a CDS encoding Stp1/IreP family PP2C-type Ser/Thr phosphatase, giving the protein MDFAYRSDIGQQREENEDYVGVFKNTAGINFAIVADGIGGHQGGDVASEMAVSHMGYRFENTTFSQPTDAVKWLANEVQDENQHIIDKAREFSDLNGMGTTMVAALLFDDEFLMANIGDSRGYLLRDGELRQLTEDHSLVNELVKRGEISAEEARQHPQKNIITRTLGISPDADIDTNLYKMQAGDQLLLCSDGLTNMVTDAQLMQVLQTTTQSATEKCETLVKMANTAGGLDNITALIVAVDGEVASK
- the pknB gene encoding Stk1 family PASTA domain-containing Ser/Thr kinase, translating into MTPNYTLSGRYRIIRSLGEGGMANVYLAHDLILDRDVAVKLLRLDLRDDPKTIKRFQREALATTELVHPHIVSLYDIGEENGMQYLVMEYVKGMDLKNYIKQQFPFPRQQVIDIMEQILSAVATAHAHNIIHRDLKPQNILIDEQGNAKITDFGIAVALSEHTMTQTNTILGSVHYLSPEQARGSMATKQSDIYSLGIILYEMLTGSVPFKGETAVSIALKHFQNEMPSVRHFDADIPQALENVVLQATAKDPRERYATVEDMANDLLTTLTSTRAGEKRFEPQDLGNDETKIMPSADIAAAIAANQPADSAASVTDQQPETTATAAAQTAPLPKRSWSKRHPLRRRLIIVGVILALLMVAFGIGLALSRPQMTTVPKVTGMTQAAATTALAKRHLAVGTIKRVKSNRVAKNQVIKSTPATKAHVQVRSRINLTLSNGAKQVSFGNYINESYAAVRQTLVAEGFKVQERFSTSAVGTGQIISQDVVAGSQVLPTKTTITFTVSAGNRLVALKDLTGESQADILAYATANRLNVNFKPGYSDEQKTGYSYDQTPDGGTQVRAGSTLTVSVSKGAQPATTATLKNFYVKVTVPYVTLNSATTQSNDVKIYLADDSHLLTTLYRNVAITHNTRLSLPFQLTNGAVGRYRIVRNGVVVAENAKVTSADATNE
- the rsgA gene encoding ribosome small subunit-dependent GTPase A, which produces MKIGQIRQSLSGFYDVYADGELYRTRARGNFRKRKITPLVGDRVEFDSTTPQEGYILKVLDRETQLVRPPVANIDLAIVVTATTTQEFSTNLLDRQLVALEVAGVHSVIYMAKTDLLSEAEFAARAQLAAAYEEIGYQVIIDRTAFSTAALTAVKKAIAGHVAVVMGQTGAGKSTLLNHLRPDLGLATGEISQALNRGKHTTRKVSLIEIAAGLIADTPGFSSYEVFDIPATDLTHYFPEFVRLSVDCKYRGCVHINEPHCAVKAALADQQILQSRYDNYLQFYETIKNKKVIYNKKK
- the rpe gene encoding ribulose-phosphate 3-epimerase codes for the protein MIKIAPSILSADFVNLQRDVSIVEQAGADYLHIDVMDGQFVPNLSFGMSTVAALRPLTSLTLDCHLMIVEPERFVTQFAQAGADLIGVHVESTQHIYHVLQLIKNAGVKAEVVVNPGTPLSMITELLPLVDQVLIMTVNPGFGGQHFLAPMIKKIQALHQLKQQNGYTFDIEVDGGINDQTVKACYEAGATVAVAGSFVYASADPSQRIQDLKVATN
- a CDS encoding thiamine diphosphokinase; the encoded protein is MPKTVRLLVGGPTTNWPTGLAQLPGPWVGADRGALRLVKLGLKPVIAVGDFDSIDAAELATVKQVLTGTVVVKPDQDQTDTQLAVKTIFAQLHPDELIIYGATGGRLDHLLANLWLVLDPQFRQWAPQIKLVDRQNSVQFFLPGVYTLQKEVDKTYLAFVPLLPTHLTLADAKYRLQDAANDYPISWASNEFVGDTTRFSFDQGVVAVIQSCD
- a CDS encoding bacteriocin immunity protein; the encoded protein is MDKPTKAIVTSAARVTLLTDQLSAAYAEAQQADDQALQKLLLTHAIALNNGTPYLEVINQLTHAISGYYVHYHQVPPAVLAIYRGLQADVTAGTIDAAALRKRNLATGLSLAPITFEGC
- the rpmB gene encoding 50S ribosomal protein L28, producing the protein MAKDFVTGKRTHFGNSRSHALNHSRRSWKANLQKVRILVDGKPKKVWISARTLKSGKVTRV
- a CDS encoding Asp23/Gls24 family envelope stress response protein, with protein sequence MAVKIKTQFGTIDIDNDVIATVVGGAATDNYGVVGMASRNQIRDNLNEILRRENFARGVVVRQEDNGVAIEVNIIVSYGTKISEVSRNVQAKVKYNLQNMLGVAANSVNVIVQGVRVMND